A genomic window from Vitis riparia cultivar Riparia Gloire de Montpellier isolate 1030 chromosome 18, EGFV_Vit.rip_1.0, whole genome shotgun sequence includes:
- the LOC117907559 gene encoding uncharacterized protein LOC117907559: protein MAMDLVSGFDAKLHDPVNLLHGIKPAADTQLLVTRFPDSGLFLKVVGRSLMISLVILSIPLLGSILGGSSPSEPDSTNIQLLPVLFHDLMNEGLLKMGDKSLFVSGASDQAAYESRVISDNKMDLISVSDFERQSSIPEATVDFAFVHDFSATATFIDRTLKIGGIAVVQLSNDASVAFDKPSNYRIVYLRRFDSTVVAMRKTDHTQTNSRTQRRLCGLSSEAKKAALKNLEDVLLEPPRAASRKSSSYLKRTKYLPDLTGDSLESYPRRVFIHVGPPETDEGKNVRWFASHYPTRNRDFEMYKIETTTEESKGKEEAELGMSEWLRKNVKEEEYVVMKAEAEVVEEMVKSKAIGLVDELFLECKPQSLNNRKSNTGGRAYWECLALYGQLRDEGVAVHQWWS from the coding sequence ATGGCTATGGACTTGGTTTCTGGCTTTGATGCCAAACTCCACGACCCGGTCAACCTCTTGCATGGCATTAAGCCTGCCGCCGACACCCAATTGCTGGTAACCAGGTTCCCTGATTCTGGGCTATTTTTGAAGGTTGTGGGTCGTTCCCTGATGATTTCGTTAGTCATTTTGTCAATTCCTTTGCTCGGGTCAATTTTGGGAGGATCCTCCCCGTCTGAACCCGATTCAACCAACATCCAGCTGTTGCCGGTTCTGTTTCATGATTTGATGAATGAAGGACTCCTTAAAATGGGAGATAAATCCCTCTTCGTGAGTGGCGCTTCTGACCAAGCAGCATATGAGTCTCGTGTCATCAGTGACAACAAAATGGATCTAATCTCTGTTTCAGATTTCGAGAGACAAAGCTCCATCCCAGAAGCCACCGTCGACTTCGCCTTCGTGCATGACTTCAGCGCCACTGCAACCTTCATTGACCGAACCCTCAAGATTGGCGGCATCGCAGTTGTTCAACTGAGCAATGACGCGTCAGTTGCGTTCGATAAGCCATCGAATTACAGAATCGTCTACCTCCGGCGATTCGATTCCACCGTGGTGGCTATGAGGAAAACCGACCACACCCAGACAAATTCCCGGACTCAAAGGCGACTCTGCGGGCTCTCATCAGAAGCAAAGAAAGCAGCATTGAAGAACCTGGAGGACGTTCTCCTCGAACCACCGCGAGCAGCTTCAAGGAAGTCGAGCAGTTACCTGAAGCGGACCAAGTACCTGCCGGACTTAACTGGCGACTCCCTTGAGAGCTACCCACGTCGGGTTTTCATCCACGTGGGCCCGCCGGAGACAGATGAGGGCAAAAACGTGAGGTGGTTCGCGAGCCACTATCCGACCAGGAACCGTGATTTTGAGATGTATAAGATAGAGACAACGACGGAAGAATCAAAAGGGAAGGAGGAAGCGGAGCTGGGGATGTCAGAGTGGCTGAGGAAGAACGTGAAGGAGGAGGAGTACGTGGTTATGAAGGCAGAAGCAGAAGTAGTAGAAGAGATGGTGAAGAGCAAAGCGATAGGATTGGTGGACGAGCTGTTCTTGGAATGTAAACCTCAATCGCTCAACAACAGGAAGAGCAACACGGGGGGGAGGGCTTACTGGGAGTGCTTGGCTCTCTACGGACAGCTCAGGGATGAAGGTGTCGCTGTCCACCAGTGGTGGAGCTAA